The Halomonas sp. KG2 genome segment GGCCAGCCGTGATGCGGTGGCAAGGGTGAGTTGACAATGCTGTGGCGGGATAACATTGAAGAGGCGTCGTTATTCTCAGGGTTTGCGACGCTTGATGGCTTTAGGGGCATAACCGAAGAAGCGCGTGAAAGCTGAGCTGAAGTTGCTTGGGTGCCGATAGCCCGCGGCATAGGCAGCCTGAGCAACTTGCTGGCCACTCTCCAGCAGCGCATGGGCGTGATGCATGCGTTGTTGATGAAGAAAGTGTTGAGGGGTGGCCCCAAACATGCGACGAAACCCCTGCTTGAGTTTCTGTTCCCCCAATCCTACCCGAGCCCCTAAATAAGCCAGCGTCAATGGACGGTCTAACTCACTGAGAATAATCTCGTGGGCCTGCACGATGCGTTCGGCGTCTGCGCTGGCAATGTGCTGTGTAGGGCGGGGTTCCGGCAGCAACGATTCGAGCTGTTCCCCCAACAGGCTAAGGGCGTGAATGTGTTGCTGGATGCGAGAACCGCCTGTTTGGAGGCATGCCTGGAGCGCCTGCAGATGTGCCCGGCTGACCGGCGACGTAGGCTGAAAAGCCAGCGGTCGAATACCTCCAGAGGCAGGGAGCGCGGCTTGATAGCGTTTGCCCAGATAGCGCGCTAGCCAGCCGCTACTGGCGACCAGGCGTAGCTGAAGCACTGTTTCCCCTTCCGGTATATGGCGCTCCCCCTGGCTGTGGTTAAAGGTGGTTACCGTGGTGTGACCGTGACCGAAATCGATGCGCGGCCCCCAGCGCTCTCGGTAATCAGAGTGGCCTTGTAGACCAAAGGTCACAATCACGCCTGCGCCCGTATGGGGTGTGCGGCTCTCTTCGACGAGCGCTTGTTTAGTACGGTAGCGGGTTAACACTACCGAGAGGCCATCATCCAGCACGCAGCATTGAGAACCTTGCAGAGAGTCGCCAATGGGGCGTGATGCATCGCTACGCATAAGAAGTGAATTGGTTTGCATATGAATGAGTATGATAATTGCTATCGTTTATAGCTAGCCTACTCCCTTGAAGGTTCCCGCGCTAGTCGGGAGCCAGAAACAGCACTAAGGGGGGGGCGATGCAGAGCAAGGGGTTGAAAAGAAATGCAGTGGTGGTGCTTCTGCTGGGGGGATGCAGCGTGGGCAGCATCGCTAAAGGGGAAGTACTACCCGTGGTGAAGGTAACGGCTAACAAAGTCGCGCAGACTGAGCAAGAGGTACCGGCGAGCTTAGCGGTAATATCCGGCGAGACGCTGGTGGATGCCGGTGCTTCCAATATGGGCGACTTGGCGCGCTATGCGCCTGGGTTGAGTTTTCAGCCTTTTGGCCAGTCGGGTACCGCCCTGCCGGTAATGCGTGGGCTAACCTCAGGTGCTACCGCTTTCTCCTCATCAGTCCTAATGCTGGTGGATGGGGTGCCCGTCGTGGCTGGCCAAGGGTTTGATCACAACCTGCAGGGTGTGGAACGGGTTGAGGTGCTGCGCGGGCCCCAGTCGACGCTCTATGGCCGCAACGCCGAGGCAGGCGTGGTCAGCCTGCATACCCGTCAGCCGGATGCAGGCCCCTATGCCGAACTGGGGGCTACGCTGGGCAGCCGTGATCTGAACGCGCTACGCCTCGATGCCGCTCAGGCACTCGTACCCGAGCAGCTCTATTTTGGGGTCAGCGGGGAGTGGCGCCAGCAGGATGGCCTCGTGGATAACCTGGCGCGTGCGGGTGAGGCAGATGACCGCCAGCGCAAGAGCGGGCGGCTACGTCTACTCTGGACGCCGACCGCGGATACGGACGTTACTCTGCGCTATGGGCAGTTACACTACCGCGACGGTGCGGCTCCTTGGGGGCCTGTCGGGGCAAACGGTCACGATACGCGTCGCATTGACTCCCCCAGTCCCGGTAGTAACCGCTCAAGCGGGCGGGATATTTCCCTGGATGCGCGTCATGCCTTAGCGCCTGATTTGACCCTGCGATCCATCACGGCGCGGCGGGAGATCCGTGATCGCGTCACCCAGGATACCGATTTAACGCCAGCTCAGCGCTTTGCCGTCGGGCGCGACCAGCGTTTGACCACCTTATCCCAGGAACTGCGTCTGGAGCGTCAGGGTGATGAGGGGCAGAGCAGTTGGGTGCTGGGCCTGTACGGTGACCGTGATGATCATCAACTGCAGTTCGAGCAACGCAACCCGATGGGCACCCAGCGCAGTGAGGCGACGCTGGAGGCTGAGAACCTCGCGCTGTTCGGGCAGTGGACGTTGCCGCTGGGCGAGCGTTGGCGCCTAACACCAGGCCTGCGCATAGAGCAGAGCCGGGTGGCGTTGACGCCCCGGGGAGCCGGGCAGCGCAGCGAGCGTTGGGATGATGTTACCTCGCAGTTGGCCCTGCAGTACCGCTTGGGTGACGACGACTGGTTGTATGCCCGCTATGCCGAAGGGTTTCGCGCCGGTGGCTTCAACGCCTTCTCTGCTCAGAGTGACTATCCCGGCTACGAACCTGAGCAAGTGGCTTCCTACGAGCTGGGTATCAAGGGAACAGCGCTTTCGCAACGGTTACGCTATGGGCTAGCCAGCTACTGGATGACCATTGACGACATGCAAGTCCAGCAAGTTATTCAGCCCGGTAGTGTGCAAATCACCAATGCTGCCGCGGCGCGTTCCCAGGGCGTAGAGCTGGATATTGACTACCTGCTGGGCGGACATTGGACGCTCCAGGCGGGCCTGGCGCTCAATCGTACCCGATTTCGCGAGTTCAACGATCTTAGCGGTGACCACGCCGGCCACCACAACCCCTTTGCGCCCGATATTAGCGGTCGGTTGGGGCTGCGCTACGACTCACCCCAGGGCTGGTATGCCCAGGCCAACCTGAGTGGCATGAGTAAGACCTACCTGGATGCGGCCAACCGCTTCAGTCGTCCTGGTCATGCCCTGCTCGATCTGGCTGGCGGCTATCAACAGGGGCCATGGCAACTGGGGGTCTATGTGAACAACACCGCTGACCGACAGTACGATGCGGTGGGCCTGCTCAACGGCACGATACGGGAGTACAGCCCGCCCCGTGAGATTGGCTTGCGTGTGGGGGTATCGTTATGAGCCGGCCCGCGGATGCGCTTCCCCATGCGCTGCAGCCCTATTGGGATCTATCGCTGGCCGCTGTACAGGCCGAGGCCCTACAGCTTGCCTTAGCAGAGGATCTATTTGAGACGCTAGCGTCACCCTGCACCCCTGAGGCACTGGCACAAATGCATGCATGGCAGCCCGAAGCCACGCGCCACTGGCTGACGCTGTTATGGAGCATGCAACTGCTCGACCGAAGCCGCGATGCCGCGGGTGAGTGGCACTACACCAGCAGCGAGGTGGCGCGGCGCTATCTGGCGTCTTCCTCAGCGTTAGACTGTAGTGATGCCTGGCGCTTTCGACTTGCTTCCCTGCGCGATTTCGGTGCCGGGCTAGCCAATGGCTTGCGCGGACAAAACCGGCCAGCACCGCTGGCCAACGGTGAGCGCTGGGCCGTGGCAGCGCGCGGCCATCTGGCACGCGAGCAGGCGGCGGTAACGGCGCCTGCCGCCTGTGAATTGGTGGCACAACGGAGGGCGACTGAATCAGCCTGGCGGCTGCTGGATCTAGGCGGTGGCCCAGGGCTGGTCGCTGTCGCCCTGGCGAAGGCGTTTCCACATATGCACGGCGTGGTCTTTGAGCTGCCCGAAGCAGCCGATGTGGCGGCGCAACATATTACCGAAGCCGGCCTGGCCTCGCGTCTTGATACGCGGGGCGGCGATCTGGCGAGGGATGACCTCGGCACCGGGTACGACCTGATCTGGTGCTCTTCGGTACTGCATTTCGTGCCCGAGCTTTCGGCCAGCCTAGCCAAATTGCATGCCGCACTAAAGCCCGGCGGTGAGTTGATCTGCGTGCACGCTGAAATTCCCGCAGAACCCGAGGCGGCCCGCCGCATGCTGTCCTATTACCTGCCGCTGCTGTGGCAGGGGCGCCGGGTGACTCAGGCCGGTGATCTGCGTCAGGCACTGCTGGCGCAGGGTTTCGAGGTGTGTGAGGCGCAGCCGATTGCGCTTCCCATGGCGCCTGCCACGGCTCTGGTGGCGCGTAGGAGGGCGAAATGATGCGCGGCCTGACCGCCCGGCAACTGGCGTTCGGCTGGCTCCACTTTGCTCTGGCGCTGCCCAGTATCTATCTGCTGTTGGGAATGCCGCTGGTACTGCGCGAGCAGGGCTGGAGCGGTACCCAGATTGGCCTACTGCAACTGGCGGGCCTGCCAGCGGTGCTCAAACTGGTGATGGCGGTTCCCGTTGAGCGCTGCCGCCTGGGTGGCGGAGGCTATCGCGCCTGGGCTGGTCTGCTCGGATTGCTGTTGGGCTTGGCGTTGCTAGGGTTAGCGTACGACTTCCCACTAGCGCAGCCGCCGCGTTTCTATGCCTGGGTGCTGCTGATCAGTTGGTTGGCGACTTGGGCTGATGTGCCCGTGAACGCGCTGGCGATTCGCTGTCTGCCCGTCGAAGAGCGACTACGCGCCGGGGGAATTCGTTCGGCGGCGCTGTTTCTAGCCGCGGTGGTGGGCGGCGGCCTATTACTGGTCGTGCACGAGCGTGCAGGGGGAGCAGTGCCCTTCGTGCTGATGGCATTGCTATTGGCCGTGGGAGGACTCCTATTACGCTGGATATCGATATCGGTACCGCCAGAGGTTGGCAGGCAGCCGTATGCCTCAGTGGAGGGGACGGTTGAGTCTCTGAACCATAAGGGGGCGATGGGCTTTGTCCGTCAACCTGCTGCAAGCATCTGGGTCGCCCTGCTGATGCTACTCTTTCCCTTTGTTGGCGCTGGCTGGGTCTATCTAAAACCGCTATTGCTCGACCTGGGGATGCCGATGGAACAAGTCGCCTGGTGGGTAGGGGTTGGTGGTGGCATAGCGGGCGCCCTGGCGAGTCTAGCGGGACAGCGCCTGGCACGGAGTATTGGGCTTGGCCGAGCCTTGCCGCTGCTAGCCGCTTTGGCAACGTTAGCCCTGGCGAGCCTGGGGGGAGTGGGTTACATGGCTGCGGGGCATGCCCTGTGGCTGGTGGGAGCGGGACTGTTGGCCTGTGCCATGGGAGCGCTATCGGGCGTCATGTTCGGCCTGATGATGCACTTCGCCCGGTCAGGGTATCAGGCGCTGGATTACGGCCTACAGGCGAGCCTGTTTACTCTGTCGCGTTTGGCTGTACCTGTGCTAGCCGGTATTTTGCTAGACCGGCTGGGCTACCCGGCTATGTTCACGGCGCTGGCGCTAGGCATGGCGGCGGTAGTGGTGCTGGTGCTGCTGGTCAGTAGGAGGCTGCAGCGGGCTGTGTTGAATGGGTGAAGTAGATAAGATGCTGAATGAGTTCGGCTCAATCCACGATTGAATCTTGCATAGCCGCCGTCTTTGGTGGCCTATACTCAGTCATAACTTAACCCTTGCTTGTCGGTGCAAGAGCAGCAGGAATATGGGTATGCCAAGCAAGGCCGTTAACGCACCCACGGGAATCTCTAATGGGCTGATCAAGGTGCGGCCGATGAGGTCAGCGCACAGCATCAGCATACTGCCAAGCAACATGCTGCCAATCCATAACCGATGCGGTTTTGAGCCCACCAGTAGCCGGGCGAGGTGTGGGGTGACCAGCCCAACGAAACCAACCGGGCCAGTAACCGCCACCGCACTGGCGGCGAGCAGAACCGCAACAGCAATGGAGGCAGCACGCCAGAACATAGGGCGAAGCCCCAGACTGATCACCAGGCTGTCATCAAAGCGCAGCAGGGCAAGTGGTTTCAGCAAAGCCAGGGTGCCGAGTAATCCCGCTAGGCTCCAGGGCCAAAGCATGTACAGATGCTGAAAGTCGCGTCCGTATAGGCTGCCAGCCAGCCAGATCAAGGCGATTTCAGTGCGTGCACCGCCCCAGGTGATGATGACCCACATCACTAGCGCGTTCAGTACAGAGCCCACAGCAATCCCGTTGAGCACCAAATGGATGGGCCGCAGCTGTGTCCGCCATGATAGGCCCAGTACCAAACTGGCTGCCAGCAACCCACCGAACAGTGCTGCTGCGGGCAGCCAGCTCATCATTGCGGGAGTAGCATCGCCGCTTAGCACATCCGCCGTGGCAAGGTCGGCAAGCAGCAGAACGGTGATGACTGCGAGTCCAGCACCGCTGGAGATGCCAACGATACTCGGGTCCGCTAATGGATTACGGAACACCGCTTGCAAGATCAGACCTGCGGTGGCGAGCTGCAGGCCGACTAGGATGGCGAGTAGTGCGCGTGGCAAACGGTGTTGCCATACCAGCGTGCCTTCCAGTGACGACGCTTGGCCTGAGAATAGGCCATCGAGAATCAGTCGTGGCGACACCGATACAGCCCCAATAAACAGAGAGGCTAGCACCAGCAGTGCCAAGACGACCCCGAGCAGTACGAGGGGGATGCGCAATGGCATGCGTTGGCCCACGCCGCTGTGAGTTGTTGTATGTTTTTGGAACATGGAGCTAGCCCTCCTGCCGACTGATCAGGTAAACCAGTACTGGCCCGCCCAGCAGTACGCAGAGAATCCCGACGGGAACCTCATGCCACTTGGCGATAAGGTCAGCCGCACATACCAGGCTTGCGCCGACCAAGGCAGACAGCGGTAGTAGGTGGCGATGACGAACTCCATTGGCGCCCAGGGTGAAGCGAACCAAGTGGGGGGAGACCAAACCAATGAAGGTGATTGGGCCCGTTGCCGCCACTGTCGCTGCCGCCAGTAGTACGGCAACGACACCGAACAGCAGCCGCCAAGGCGTGACGCGCATGCCGATAGCGACGAGAATTTCATCGTCCATGCGCAATAGATCCAGTTTGCCAGCAAAGACGATCGCCAATAGTAAGGCAGGTATCACCCAAGGCCACAGCAGGTGTACATGCTCCCAGGTTCGGTTAATTAGGCTGCCCGTTAACCAGTAATAGATGCCGTTGGCCTCCACATTGGCGCAGATCAGTAGCACGATGATGGCGGCGGCGAAGAACAGGTTGACGCTCATTCCGGTCAGTGTCAGGTACAGCGGGTTCAGGCGTGCCCCCAGACTGATGGAAAGTGTCAGTAGCGCTGCAACTATTCCACCCACTGTGCTCAGTAGCAGCATGGTCGGGGTCGATAGCGTGAAGTAGGTCATGCACAGCGCCATCGCGAATGCCGCCCCTGACGTGACCCCTAGTAATCCAGGTTCACCCAACGGGTTGCGGGTGACTGATTGCACGATGGCGCCCGCTAAACCCAGCGCACCTCCTGCCAGCATCCCGGTCAGTAACCTGGGCATACGCAGTTCACGAATCACGAATGCCGCATCGGACCCATCATCACGCATCAGCGCTTGGAGCAGGACGTGGAACGGAATACCGAACTCGCCCAGCGCAAGTGCTCCTGCCGTTGTTAGGCTGAGGACGAACAGGCAGGCTGAGGCAAGCCAGAGTGCACGAATCGGCAGTGCCCTCACTCGGTTCTGGAGTAGGAGACTATCCATGCTCTACTAGCGCTCGAAGTTCATAGCCCGGGCTTGGGCGGGTTCGGGGATATCTTCGGGAGCAGGGAAGTGCTCTGGGTAGAGCAGGTAAGCCATCTCCTCAAGTACCATCTGTCTGGCCAGCGGGCCGTGGGGCATGACGTACTGATCACCTACTCGCCAGGCTCGGTTATTACGTACGGCCTTCAAACGGGGCCAAGCGGGGTGGCTAACGAAGGGGCCGTCTTCTGCCTTGAACGACAGGATCACATCTGGATTTAGGCGCAGCAGCGTTTCCATGCTGATCGCGGAAGAATCCGCTGGTGCCATGCCAGGCGGTGGATTGCCCTGAATATTGGTCGCGCCAAGCTGGGTCATGATGTGTCCGGTTAGGTGATGACTGTAGAAAGCATAAGGAACATCACCCCAGTGCCAGAGGAATACGGCGCTGATGTCGCCCGGTGCACGCTCGGCATGGTTCTCCAGGTCGTTCAGGAAGCGCTCGTTCAACTCGCTACCCTGGCTTTCGGCGCCGAGCGCCAGGGTGGCGCGTTCGACACCACGTAGAGAGTCTTCCAGGGTGATTAGGTCAAAAGCCAGAAAGGCACCGGCTTCCTCAATTTTCTGTTCGAAAGGCTCAGTGTAGGTGCGTAGCCCGATAGTTAAATCTGGAGATAATTGAGCTAGAACTTCTAAGTTTGTTTGGTGAACTTCACCAAGGTTCACAGCATCCTCTGCTGCGCCGCCAAGAAAGTCAGACTGTTGGCCACCCAGTATCGATAGACCATCGACTTGCTTGCCTAACGATACCAGTACGTCCGCACCGAAACTGGAAATAGAGGCAACGGTGTGCGGTAGCTGAGCAATCTCAACGTTTTTATTCCGGTCATCGACGATTGTTAGGGGGAAACCGTGGGCGAGAACGCCCCCTGTATTCAGAACGGTCATGACGGGAATTGTGATAAGGAGCGAGCGTAGACGTTGCATGAGCTGGAATCCGGGACGGCCATTCGAAGTAGGGAATTGTTGGCTAATCGGCACCCTTCAGCTACCCGAATCGGGAGTGAAGTCACCCACAAAAGGATCTGCTGCGGGGAGTCTTGGCGACGGCTACCTCTCTATGCTGAGTTCGCTTCGATCAGCATGAGCCTGCCCATGAGAGATTTAAGAACCAATACCAGTGCACTGCGCTTGCTTTACGAACTCGCAGCTAGCCATCGACTGGCGATGGTAGTGGCGCTGCTAATAACGTTCCTGGCGGTACTGGCCGAATTGCTGCCGTTCTGGTTGCTCTACCAGGCGATTAGCACCCTTGTGCTAACGCCACATCGGTTTGTGGAGACATTGCCGTTCCTGGCGGCTTGGCTGGCGGCAGCGCTGCTGCTCAAGTACCTGTTCTACGGCTCGGCTTACTTGATTAGCCATCATGTCGCCTACGCGATCATGGCAACGGCTCGTAATACCTTGGTCGCCAATCTGGTGACAGCACCTTTACCCTGGTTGCACGGGCAAGGCAGTGGTGCTTTGAAGCAGTCGGTCATTCAGGATGTGGAGCGCCTTGAGGGTTTTCTCGCCCATCACACGATCGAGATCACCGCCGCGATTCTTGCGCCGCTTTGTGTTACCGCACTGCTGTTCTGGTTGGACTGGCGGCTGGCGCTCGCAGTGCTGGCCATCGGACCAGTGGCGCTATTCGTCGCTATGTTGGGTATGCGCGGGGTTGGCAATGACCATGACCAATTCAGCTTAGCCACCGCCAACCTCAATAATGTGGTGGTGGAATATCTGCGCAATATGCCGGTACTGAAAGTATTTTGCCGATCCGCATCACATTTCCAACTGTTGCAGTCTCGGTTGCAGGCGTACTACCAACTGACGACGGCCATCACCAGACGAACGGTGCCTGTTTGGTCACTATTTACCAGCGTGCTGGGGGCTCATATGTTGCTGGTGTTGCCGCTGGGTGCATGGCTGTGTGCCAGGGGCGAAGTGAGCTCAGCGGATGTGGCACTGGCCCTGATGCTGGGCGCCGCTATTTTCAAACCGCTACTCAAGGTCAGCCGCTTCTTTATGGAGATTCCGCCGATTCTGGCTGGGCTGCGGCGCATG includes the following:
- a CDS encoding AraC family transcriptional regulator; the encoded protein is MQTNSLLMRSDASRPIGDSLQGSQCCVLDDGLSVVLTRYRTKQALVEESRTPHTGAGVIVTFGLQGHSDYRERWGPRIDFGHGHTTVTTFNHSQGERHIPEGETVLQLRLVASSGWLARYLGKRYQAALPASGGIRPLAFQPTSPVSRAHLQALQACLQTGGSRIQQHIHALSLLGEQLESLLPEPRPTQHIASADAERIVQAHEIILSELDRPLTLAYLGARVGLGEQKLKQGFRRMFGATPQHFLHQQRMHHAHALLESGQQVAQAAYAAGYRHPSNFSSAFTRFFGYAPKAIKRRKP
- a CDS encoding TonB-dependent receptor; translation: MQSKGLKRNAVVVLLLGGCSVGSIAKGEVLPVVKVTANKVAQTEQEVPASLAVISGETLVDAGASNMGDLARYAPGLSFQPFGQSGTALPVMRGLTSGATAFSSSVLMLVDGVPVVAGQGFDHNLQGVERVEVLRGPQSTLYGRNAEAGVVSLHTRQPDAGPYAELGATLGSRDLNALRLDAAQALVPEQLYFGVSGEWRQQDGLVDNLARAGEADDRQRKSGRLRLLWTPTADTDVTLRYGQLHYRDGAAPWGPVGANGHDTRRIDSPSPGSNRSSGRDISLDARHALAPDLTLRSITARREIRDRVTQDTDLTPAQRFAVGRDQRLTTLSQELRLERQGDEGQSSWVLGLYGDRDDHQLQFEQRNPMGTQRSEATLEAENLALFGQWTLPLGERWRLTPGLRIEQSRVALTPRGAGQRSERWDDVTSQLALQYRLGDDDWLYARYAEGFRAGGFNAFSAQSDYPGYEPEQVASYELGIKGTALSQRLRYGLASYWMTIDDMQVQQVIQPGSVQITNAAAARSQGVELDIDYLLGGHWTLQAGLALNRTRFREFNDLSGDHAGHHNPFAPDISGRLGLRYDSPQGWYAQANLSGMSKTYLDAANRFSRPGHALLDLAGGYQQGPWQLGVYVNNTADRQYDAVGLLNGTIREYSPPREIGLRVGVSL
- a CDS encoding methyltransferase; protein product: MSRPADALPHALQPYWDLSLAAVQAEALQLALAEDLFETLASPCTPEALAQMHAWQPEATRHWLTLLWSMQLLDRSRDAAGEWHYTSSEVARRYLASSSALDCSDAWRFRLASLRDFGAGLANGLRGQNRPAPLANGERWAVAARGHLAREQAAVTAPAACELVAQRRATESAWRLLDLGGGPGLVAVALAKAFPHMHGVVFELPEAADVAAQHITEAGLASRLDTRGGDLARDDLGTGYDLIWCSSVLHFVPELSASLAKLHAALKPGGELICVHAEIPAEPEAARRMLSYYLPLLWQGRRVTQAGDLRQALLAQGFEVCEAQPIALPMAPATALVARRRAK
- a CDS encoding MFS transporter — its product is MMRGLTARQLAFGWLHFALALPSIYLLLGMPLVLREQGWSGTQIGLLQLAGLPAVLKLVMAVPVERCRLGGGGYRAWAGLLGLLLGLALLGLAYDFPLAQPPRFYAWVLLISWLATWADVPVNALAIRCLPVEERLRAGGIRSAALFLAAVVGGGLLLVVHERAGGAVPFVLMALLLAVGGLLLRWISISVPPEVGRQPYASVEGTVESLNHKGAMGFVRQPAASIWVALLMLLFPFVGAGWVYLKPLLLDLGMPMEQVAWWVGVGGGIAGALASLAGQRLARSIGLGRALPLLAALATLALASLGGVGYMAAGHALWLVGAGLLACAMGALSGVMFGLMMHFARSGYQALDYGLQASLFTLSRLAVPVLAGILLDRLGYPAMFTALALGMAAVVVLVLLVSRRLQRAVLNG
- a CDS encoding iron ABC transporter permease; the protein is MFQKHTTTHSGVGQRMPLRIPLVLLGVVLALLVLASLFIGAVSVSPRLILDGLFSGQASSLEGTLVWQHRLPRALLAILVGLQLATAGLILQAVFRNPLADPSIVGISSGAGLAVITVLLLADLATADVLSGDATPAMMSWLPAAALFGGLLAASLVLGLSWRTQLRPIHLVLNGIAVGSVLNALVMWVIITWGGARTEIALIWLAGSLYGRDFQHLYMLWPWSLAGLLGTLALLKPLALLRFDDSLVISLGLRPMFWRAASIAVAVLLAASAVAVTGPVGFVGLVTPHLARLLVGSKPHRLWIGSMLLGSMLMLCADLIGRTLISPLEIPVGALTALLGIPIFLLLLHRQARVKL
- a CDS encoding iron ABC transporter permease; translated protein: MDSLLLQNRVRALPIRALWLASACLFVLSLTTAGALALGEFGIPFHVLLQALMRDDGSDAAFVIRELRMPRLLTGMLAGGALGLAGAIVQSVTRNPLGEPGLLGVTSGAAFAMALCMTYFTLSTPTMLLLSTVGGIVAALLTLSISLGARLNPLYLTLTGMSVNLFFAAAIIVLLICANVEANGIYYWLTGSLINRTWEHVHLLWPWVIPALLLAIVFAGKLDLLRMDDEILVAIGMRVTPWRLLFGVVAVLLAAATVAATGPITFIGLVSPHLVRFTLGANGVRHRHLLPLSALVGASLVCAADLIAKWHEVPVGILCVLLGGPVLVYLISRQEG
- a CDS encoding ABC transporter substrate-binding protein → MQRLRSLLITIPVMTVLNTGGVLAHGFPLTIVDDRNKNVEIAQLPHTVASISSFGADVLVSLGKQVDGLSILGGQQSDFLGGAAEDAVNLGEVHQTNLEVLAQLSPDLTIGLRTYTEPFEQKIEEAGAFLAFDLITLEDSLRGVERATLALGAESQGSELNERFLNDLENHAERAPGDISAVFLWHWGDVPYAFYSHHLTGHIMTQLGATNIQGNPPPGMAPADSSAISMETLLRLNPDVILSFKAEDGPFVSHPAWPRLKAVRNNRAWRVGDQYVMPHGPLARQMVLEEMAYLLYPEHFPAPEDIPEPAQARAMNFER
- a CDS encoding ABC transporter ATP-binding protein/permease, whose protein sequence is MRDLRTNTSALRLLYELAASHRLAMVVALLITFLAVLAELLPFWLLYQAISTLVLTPHRFVETLPFLAAWLAAALLLKYLFYGSAYLISHHVAYAIMATARNTLVANLVTAPLPWLHGQGSGALKQSVIQDVERLEGFLAHHTIEITAAILAPLCVTALLFWLDWRLALAVLAIGPVALFVAMLGMRGVGNDHDQFSLATANLNNVVVEYLRNMPVLKVFCRSASHFQLLQSRLQAYYQLTTAITRRTVPVWSLFTSVLGAHMLLVLPLGAWLCARGEVSSADVALALMLGAAIFKPLLKVSRFFMEIPPILAGLRRMAPILALPVPPPMASRSVTFSEPPLVELRVVDMQYGGHPVLAGVSLCLRPRSLNVLVGPSGAGKSTIAHIMAGLLMPCAGGVFINARPMSQLSDSDRARLVGMATQEVFLFSGTIRENLCLARPDASEAELDKALRVAQAEALVCGLPEGLDTQVAELGTRLSGGEGQRIALARVLLADTPILLLDEATAFADSLTQRAFFRDLRQAYPGKTFVIVAHRLAGIECADQILVIEEGRLTASGRHNQLMQRSGYYQSMMRCEASCSDWTLTSERGDLTTSQG